The genomic segment AGCGCAGCGGCCCGAGCCACCGGGTGCTCGAACTGGTCAGCAACCGGTGCCTGGACGCGGCGATCGCGGTCAGCCGCGCCACGAAACGGGACTGGGTGCGCCGGTCGCACATTCCGGCCGACCGCGTCATCACGATCCACAACGGGATCGACCCGGACACGTTCCGCCGCCGCCAGACCCGCGCGGACGCGCGCCGCGCCTTGGGCCTTCCGGCCGATGGGCTGATCGTCGGCGGATTGGGCCGGCTCGAAGAAGCGAAGGGCTTCACGTACCTGCTCGCGGCCGCGGCGCGCCTGCGCGCGGAGTTCCCGGACCTGACCGTGGTCATCGCGGGGGCCGGTCCGCTCCGGGAGTCGCTGGAACGACAAGCGTCCCAACTCGGACCTGTCGGCAGTGTGCGGTTCCTCGGGTTCCGATCCGACGTCCAGCCCGTTCTCGACGCGCTCGACGTGTTCGCGCTGCCCTCGCTGTGCGAAACGTTGGGCTACGCGCTCCTCGAAGCGATGGCGACCGAACTGCCCGCCGTCGGCTCCGCGGTCGGCGGCGTTCCGGAGGTGATCGCAGCCGGCGAAACCGGGTTCGTCGTCCCCCCCCGTGACGCGGCCCTCCTGGCCGAGCGCTTGCGCGTCCTCCTCAAAGACCGGACGGTACGCGACCGCTGGGGGGCCGCCGGGCGGCACCGCGTGGCCCGCGACTTCCACGAGCGCGACATGGTGCGGAAAACTATTGATGTGTACCGCGTGCGAGTGGCCCGTCGCAAGGAGACGAGATGAGACTTCCGGGGGCCGTCCGACACTATCTGCGGTATCGCCGTGTGATCACGTTCCGGTCGTACTTGCGGCTCCGGTCGGCACTGATCCGAGAGGGGACCGGCGCGATCGGGTTCCTGGACACGATCGAGTTACAATTGCGCGCTCCGCTCTCCGCCGCGGTTCGCGTGCGGCCGCGGAGCAATGCCATCTTCACAATCACCGAGGTGCTCCTTGACCGGGTCTACGCGGCCGCGGTCGGGGTCGCAAAAAACGCGCGCACGGTTCTGGACCTCGGGGCGAACATCGGGCTGGCGAGTCTCTATTTCGCTGGGGAGCTCCCGGCGGCGAGGGTGTTTGCCGTAGAACCGGACGCCGGGAACTTCGGCTTGCTGGAACACAACCTCCGCTCCCTCATTGCTGCGGGCCGGGCGCGAGTGCGGCGCGGAGCCGCCTGGGACCGGGACACCCCCGTCGCGTTCCTCCGACCCGACGCGATCGGCCACGTCAACGCCGGGGTCGTGCGCTCCGTCGATCTGATCCCCGACCCGCCGGATCCGGCCCTGGTCTGCCCGGGCTACCGGATGTCGACGCGGGTTTCCGGGTCGGGTTTCGACAGCATCGATCTGCTCAAGGTCGACATTGAGGGCGCCGAGCGCACGCTGTTCGCGGACCACGAGGGGTGGCTGCACCGGGTCAAACTGCTGGCCATTGAGTTTCACACCGACTCGCGCGAGGCGAGCAATTTCGACGAGGTGATGAATCGTTCCGGTTTTCGTATATTGTGTGACGACGGTCACACGGTTGTCGCCATGCGAACGGATGGTGCGTGTTGAGTACGCCCTCGTCGATTCCGGCCGCCCCCCTCCCGCTGGCGGGCCGCCGCATCGGTTTCTACACCTCCGTTGTGGGCATGGGGGGCTCCGAAGTCGTCTTCGCGGACGCGATGGAGGCCGCCCACCGGGCCGGTGCGGAGCTCGTGTGCTGGTCGGAATCGGGCGCGGCGATCCGGCAAATTGTGGCGTCCCGAGCGGACCGGCTGCGCGTCACCCACCGCGCCTGGCCGGCCGCCGCTGCCGCCGCCGGTCCGACCGAACCGGCGGCCCGTGCCGCACCGGCGCTGCGCCCGCGGATCAAACCGCTCGCCGTCATGTGGCACCGGCTGGTGCCCGTTTCGGTGCGCCGGTGGGCCGGGTTCTGCCAGTCGGCCCGCGCGTTCCGCGCCGAGCTGCGCCGGGTGCCGGTGGACCTGTTGTTCGTCAACGTCAACGGGTCCGAAGCGGTATCGCTCGCGGGGGGCGACGGGCGGGTCCCGGTCGTCAACTGTTACCACCTGTCGTTCACCCGCTCGTCCGGGGGGCGGCTCGCGCGGTTCGGCGATTGGGCCGCCCGCCGCGCAACGATGCGCGCGGGGGCGCTCGCGGTACACGTGTCCGCGGCCGCTCGCGATCAGTGGTCCGGTCAGTTCGGGTACCCGACGGACCGGACCCGGGTCATCTACAACGGCGTCGAACCGACCGCGGTGCCCGACCGAGCGGCCACCCGCGCCGCGCTGGGGGTTCCAGAGGGCGCGTTTGTGTTCTGCGCCCCCGGTCGGCTGGACGACAATAAAGGGCACCGCTACCTGTTGCAGGCGCTACAAACGAACAAAGAGCAGTTTTCCAATTCGTGCGTCCTGATTTGCGGGGACGGCTCGTTGCGCCCCGCGCTGGAGCACTTCGTTTCGCAGTCGGGGCTCGGCGGCATCGTCCGTTTTCTGGGGTGGCGCAACGACCTGCCGGAAATCCTGCACGCCGCGGATTGCACCGTGCTCTCGTCGGTCTCGTCCGAGAACCTCAGCGTAGCGGTGCTCGAGTCCCTGATGGTTGGCACGCCCGCGGTCGTCACCCGAGTGGGGGGCATGGCCGAGGCCGTCCGGGAGGGCGAGACCGGTTACGTCGTCCCCCCCCGCGACTCCGCGGCCCTTGCGGCCGCGATGCTGCGGCTGTGCTCCAAGCAGGACCTGGCGAGGGAGATGCGGGCGGCGGCGCGACGGGACGCGCAGGTCCGCTTCACGCGCGAACGAATGATGGCCGAATACGTCGCGGTCTTCGCCGAAGTGCTCGGGGGCCGCAACCGCACCCGGGAGTGACCGGCCCGCCCGCCGCTCCTCACCCGATTTTTCTCGTTCGCGGCGCGACAAGAGGTCCGGGCCGCGGACCTGCAGACGTTCCGACCCCTGTGCAACTAACTCCCGGCGCCCGACATGACCGCGCGTTCGCCCCGAATCGTCATCGCGTCCTCCGGATTGGGCCACGTCGCCCGCGGGATCGAGGCGTGGGCCGACGACCTTGCGGCCGCGCTGGACGCGCGCGGCGAACAGGTGGTTCTGTGCAAGGGCGCGGGGGCCGTGACCCGGCCCTACGAACGGGTCGTCCCGTGCCTGCGGCGCGAGGCCCCGGCCACGCTCCGGCTCCTCCGCCACCTGCCCCGGCGGCTGTCGTGGCGCGTGGGGCTCGGCTCCGGGTACCGGATCGAGCAGACCACCTTTGCCCTCAACCTGGTCCGCCTCCTGCGGCGCGAGCCGGCGGACGTCCTGCACGTGCAGGACCCGCAGGTCGCGGCCATCGCCCAGCGCGCGGGGCGCATGGGGCTGATCCGCGCCCGGACCGTCCTGGCCCACGGCACCGAGGAGCCGCCGGCGTTCCTCGCGCGCATCCGGTACCTGCAGCACCTCGCGCCCTGGCACCTCGAACAGGCGCGGGCGGGCGGCGTGTGGCGGCCGACGTGGACCGCGATCCCCAACTTCATCGACACGGACCGCTTTTCGCCCGGGCCCGGGGACGCGCTGCGGAGCGAGCTCGGGATCCCCGCGGGCGCGCGGGTCGTGCTGACCGCGGCCGCGATCAGCCGCGGGCACAAGCGCATCGACCACCTGATCGCCGAGTTCGCCGAGGTGCGCCGGCGGGCCCCCGAGCTGCCCGTGTGGCTCGTCGTCGCCGGCGGGTGGGAGCCCGAGACCGATGAGCTGGTGGCCGAGGGCACGCGCCGGCTGGGCGACCGCGTCCGGTTCCTGGTCCGCTTCCCGCGCCAGCGGATGCCGGACCTGTACCGCGCCGCCGACGTGTTCGTCCTGTGCAGCCTCTTCGAGATGATGCCGATCGCCCTGATCGAGGCGACCGCGTCCGGGCTCCCGTGCGTGGTGAACGGGCACCCGATCCTGGAGTGGATGACCGGCCCCGGGCGCGCGTCGCGATGGGCGCGGCCGGGCCGCTGAGCGCCGCACTGGAGGCCCTCTGCGCCGCCCCGGCCCGCCGGGCCGAAATGGGGCGGGCCGCACGATTGCACTGCGTGGCGAATTTTTCACGGGACGCGGTCGTAGGTCAGATGCTAGAATACTACAAACGAATTTTAGGGCGTTCTCCGTACCCGGCCCCGGTCTAGCATGCGCGTGAGCGTGGTCATCCCGACCTACAACAGCGGGCCGCTCGTGGTCGAGGCGGTCGCCTCGGTGCTCGCGCAGACGCGCCCGGCGGCCGAGATCGTCGTGGTGGACGACGGCTCGACCGACGACACGGCCGCGCGCCTGGCCGCGTTCGGCCCGGCGGTCCGGTACGTGCGCAAGGACAACGGCGGGGTGTCCACGGCCCGCAACCGCGGGGTGGCCGAAGCCACCGGCGACTGGATCGCGTTCCTCGACGCCGACGACGTGTGGCACCCGCGCAAGCTGGAGGTCCAGTGCGCGGCCCTCGCCCGCCGGCCGGACCTGTGCCTGCTCGGGACCGGCACCTACCGGTGGCCGGGCGCGCACCCCGACCCGGGGGCGGAGCCGGTCGTCCACGCGGTCCGGTTCGACAGCCTCGTCGTCCGCAACTGCCTGGTCACCTCGACGGTCCTGGCCCGGGCCGAGACGCTGCGGGCGGCCGGCCCGTTCGACGTGGCGCTGTGCGGCCCCGAGGACCACGACATGTGGATCCGCGTGGCGCAACGGGCGCCGACGGCGAACCTGTCCGTGGCCCTGACCGGCTACCGCCTGGCCACGCCGAACAGCCTGAGCAAGAACACCGACCGCATGGAAGCGGGGATGCGCGTCATCCTCGAGAAGCTGGAGCGGAACGGGGTGTTTCGCGGGCAGCCGCTCTTGCGGCGGCGGGCGTGGAGCTACTTCCGGTTCTCGTGCGGGGCCATGCGGTACTGGGCCGGGGAGCCGGGGGCCGCGATCCGCCACCTGGTCCGGTCGGTGGTCGGGTACCCGTTCTCGCCGATCACCCCCGGGCAGCCCCGCAAGTACACGTTCGCGCGGCTCAAGCTGATCGCGATGGCCGTTCTGGTCGGCGTCCGGGGCACGCGCCGCACCGCGGCCGAAATCTGGGGGGGCAGATGAGCTTGCGGGGCAAACTGCAGCGCGGCGAGGGGCCGTTTTGGGGCCGCGCCAAGCGCGCCGCCAAAGCGGTCTATTCGCTCCACGTACCGGTCAACGGCGTCACCCGCCGCCCGTTCCAGTTGGCGTACCGGTTTCACGTGCTGGCCCGGGAGTCGTGGATCTGGACGAAGCGGTTCTTCTGGTACGAGCCGCTGTTCCGCGGCCAGTGCGAGTCCGTCGGGTCCGGGTTCCAGATGGAGGAGCTGCCCTGGATCACCGGCGCGGGGCGGATCGTCATCGGCAACAGCGTGCAACTGTCCGGAAAGTCCTCGTTCACATTTTATCACCCGGTCTTCGGCCCGCCCGAGCTGGTGATCGGCGACGGCACGTTCATCGGCCACGGCTGCGGGTTCAACATCGGGCGGTCGGTCCGGATCGGCCGGTACTGCCTGTTCGCTACGAGCGTGCAGATTTTCGATAACGACGGGCACCCGCTCGACGCGGCGTCCCGGCGGACGAGCATGCTGACCCCGCCCGAGGCCATCAAGCCGGTCGTGATCGGGGACGAGGTGTGGGTGGGGAACGGCTCGCTCATCCTCAAGGGCG from the Frigoriglobus tundricola genome contains:
- a CDS encoding glycosyltransferase, coding for MGAPKPHLAFYCPGTGTGGPWRYVHSLLGGLDPDEFDVTVFCDLPGAYEPRPWVRVIRLGGPDSFPGGAPVGAPPAHARAPYRGPALARLAPPAVRLWAGFGTQVRRLARLFRRTPVDLLHTQNTGCEESPVAAKLAGARCVVGTFHVDPTYDLHNERSGPSHRVLELVSNRCLDAAIAVSRATKRDWVRRSHIPADRVITIHNGIDPDTFRRRQTRADARRALGLPADGLIVGGLGRLEEAKGFTYLLAAAARLRAEFPDLTVVIAGAGPLRESLERQASQLGPVGSVRFLGFRSDVQPVLDALDVFALPSLCETLGYALLEAMATELPAVGSAVGGVPEVIAAGETGFVVPPRDAALLAERLRVLLKDRTVRDRWGAAGRHRVARDFHERDMVRKTIDVYRVRVARRKETR
- a CDS encoding FkbM family methyltransferase → MRLPGAVRHYLRYRRVITFRSYLRLRSALIREGTGAIGFLDTIELQLRAPLSAAVRVRPRSNAIFTITEVLLDRVYAAAVGVAKNARTVLDLGANIGLASLYFAGELPAARVFAVEPDAGNFGLLEHNLRSLIAAGRARVRRGAAWDRDTPVAFLRPDAIGHVNAGVVRSVDLIPDPPDPALVCPGYRMSTRVSGSGFDSIDLLKVDIEGAERTLFADHEGWLHRVKLLAIEFHTDSREASNFDEVMNRSGFRILCDDGHTVVAMRTDGAC
- a CDS encoding glycosyltransferase — its product is MSTPSSIPAAPLPLAGRRIGFYTSVVGMGGSEVVFADAMEAAHRAGAELVCWSESGAAIRQIVASRADRLRVTHRAWPAAAAAAGPTEPAARAAPALRPRIKPLAVMWHRLVPVSVRRWAGFCQSARAFRAELRRVPVDLLFVNVNGSEAVSLAGGDGRVPVVNCYHLSFTRSSGGRLARFGDWAARRATMRAGALAVHVSAAARDQWSGQFGYPTDRTRVIYNGVEPTAVPDRAATRAALGVPEGAFVFCAPGRLDDNKGHRYLLQALQTNKEQFSNSCVLICGDGSLRPALEHFVSQSGLGGIVRFLGWRNDLPEILHAADCTVLSSVSSENLSVAVLESLMVGTPAVVTRVGGMAEAVREGETGYVVPPRDSAALAAAMLRLCSKQDLAREMRAAARRDAQVRFTRERMMAEYVAVFAEVLGGRNRTRE
- a CDS encoding glycosyltransferase family 4 protein, whose protein sequence is MTARSPRIVIASSGLGHVARGIEAWADDLAAALDARGEQVVLCKGAGAVTRPYERVVPCLRREAPATLRLLRHLPRRLSWRVGLGSGYRIEQTTFALNLVRLLRREPADVLHVQDPQVAAIAQRAGRMGLIRARTVLAHGTEEPPAFLARIRYLQHLAPWHLEQARAGGVWRPTWTAIPNFIDTDRFSPGPGDALRSELGIPAGARVVLTAAAISRGHKRIDHLIAEFAEVRRRAPELPVWLVVAGGWEPETDELVAEGTRRLGDRVRFLVRFPRQRMPDLYRAADVFVLCSLFEMMPIALIEATASGLPCVVNGHPILEWMTGPGRASRWARPGR
- a CDS encoding glycosyltransferase family 2 protein, which gives rise to MSVVIPTYNSGPLVVEAVASVLAQTRPAAEIVVVDDGSTDDTAARLAAFGPAVRYVRKDNGGVSTARNRGVAEATGDWIAFLDADDVWHPRKLEVQCAALARRPDLCLLGTGTYRWPGAHPDPGAEPVVHAVRFDSLVVRNCLVTSTVLARAETLRAAGPFDVALCGPEDHDMWIRVAQRAPTANLSVALTGYRLATPNSLSKNTDRMEAGMRVILEKLERNGVFRGQPLLRRRAWSYFRFSCGAMRYWAGEPGAAIRHLVRSVVGYPFSPITPGQPRKYTFARLKLIAMAVLVGVRGTRRTAAEIWGGR
- a CDS encoding DapH/DapD/GlmU-related protein, with translation MRGKLQRGEGPFWGRAKRAAKAVYSLHVPVNGVTRRPFQLAYRFHVLARESWIWTKRFFWYEPLFRGQCESVGSGFQMEELPWITGAGRIVIGNSVQLSGKSSFTFYHPVFGPPELVIGDGTFIGHGCGFNIGRSVRIGRYCLFATSVQIFDNDGHPLDAASRRTSMLTPPEAIKPVVIGDEVWVGNGSLILKGVTIGDRAVVGARSVVTKDVPPDTVVAGNPARVVKVLDRPAAPPGGGGW